Genomic DNA from Coregonus clupeaformis isolate EN_2021a chromosome 26, ASM2061545v1, whole genome shotgun sequence:
tgcagaatgctgtggtagccatgctggttaagtgtgccttgaattctaaataaatcacagacagtgtcaccagcaaagcaccataacaccacctcctccacgctttacggtgagaaatacacatgcggagatcatctgttcacccacaccgcgtctcaccaagacacggcggttggaaccaaaaatctccataagtctcttcttattggtgtcctttagtagtggtttctttgcagcaattcgaccttgaaggcctgattcacacagtgtcctctgaacagttgatgttgagatgtgtctgttacttgaactctgtgacacatttacttgggctgcaatttctgaggctggtaactcaaatgaacttatcctctgcagcagaggtaactctgggtcttccattcttatGGCAgctctcatgagaaccagttttgtcatagcgcttgatggttctttcaactgcacttgaagaaactttccaagtaatgatggactgtctttgcttatttgagctgttcttgccataatatggacttggtcttttaccaaatagggctatcttctgtatacccccctaccttgtcacaacacaactgattggctcaaacgcattaagaaggaaagaaattccacaaattaacaaggcacacctgttaattgaaatgcattccaggtgactacctcatgaagctggttgagagaatgccaagagtgtgcaaagttgtcatcaaggcaaagggtggctatttgaagaatctcaaatataacatattttcatttgtttaacaattttttggtttctacatatgtgttatttcatagttttgatatcttcactattattctactatgtagaaaatagtaaaaataaagaaaaacccttgaatgagtaggtgttctaaaacttttgaccggtagtatacGTTTCGTAAAgggttaggttgttacgaatgcatTAAAATAAGTGGACGCACGTGGCATTTCGGCAACTTGGGGAAAAAACTACTTtattggagttgtgcctgttgttcacacgcgtatctgccctctcattggttAGAATGGTCCAACCTTAGGGATATCCTACGAAgcaagctacactgaacaaaaatataaacgcagcaatTTACAGTTACCCaggaaatcagtgaattgaaataaattaattaggccctaacatgtggattccacatgactgggaatacaggtaTGCATCCGTTGGTTACAGATTTGGAACACgccatcgatccagagcatccaaaacatgctcaatgggtgatatgtctgagtatgcaggccatggaagaacttgaacatttccagcttccaggaattgtgtacagatccttgtgacatggggccgcgCATTATGCTGAAacgtgatggcggcggatgaatggcatgacaatgggccacgatcgcgtcacggtatctctgtgcattcaaattgccatcgataaaatacaattgtgttcattgtctgtagcttatgtctgcccatactataaccccaccatggggcactctgttcacaacgttgacatcagcaaaccgctcacccacacgactgccatctgccctgtacagttgaaactgggattcatccctgaagagcacacttctccagcatgccagtggtgacggaaggtgagcatttgcccactgaagttggttacgacaccgaactgcagtcaggtcaagaccctagtgaggacgatgagcacgcagatgagcttccctgagacggtttctttcagtttgtgcagaaattatttggttgtgcaaacccagtttcatcagcttgtccgggtggctggtctcagatgatcccgcaggtgaagaagctggatgtggaggtcctgggctggcgtgtttacacgtggtctgcagttgtgaggccagttggacgtactgccaaattctctaaaacgacgttggaggcggcttatggtagagaaatgaacattaaattctctagcaacagctccggtggacattcctgcagtcagaatgccaattgcacactccttcaaaacttgagacatctgtggcattgtgttgtgtgacaaaactgcacatttttgaatggccttttattgtccccagcacaaggtgtacctgtgtaatgatcatgctgtttaatcagcttgttgatatgccacacctgtcaggtggatagattatcttggcaatggagaaatgctcactaacagagatgtaaacaaatattcacaaaatttgagataaatatgttttgtgtatggaacatttctgggatcttttaattcagctcatgaaacatgggaccaacactttacatgttacgtttatattgttgttcagtatagatctactcagggttttctaaagcgaaccagcttcagttagcttcacattccagctcaggcttcatccataCTATGATGGTGGATATTGCTCATCCGCTAACTAGCAGGTTTGTAACTGCGTGTACATGGCTAGTCGAATGCCAAACTCTTCATGAAATATCAATCCATGGGCTAGTCAGTTCCACATTTCTTAGTTATTTTgaaaattcagcaggctatggtgtgaaataaGCTTTTAGAAGTGCCATCTTTAGTTTATTACTTATTGTTAATGATGAATTTGGTGTTTATCAATGCACAACCACAACCTTTTTTCCCACTCCTATCcataaaataattgtattaagtCATACAAAAGTGCTACTGTGCgtgaagtttaaaatgcattctaTTATTGTTAAAAGTGTAATGTGatattttaactttttttttttttttacacacacaaaacatttgatttaataaaatatttcatcagtactcttcctcaaatgaaggggatggTGACGCAATGTTTgcaagagggagggaatctgattgcattggtcctcaactcgtggCTCAGTCATTTCATTCAAGGGTAAGTGGGTTAGCCTGCCCCAGAgtaggttagttctgaaggagtTGTTGCCATAGACATTTACATGGCTAAAAGATGAGCCACTTTCGTATGACCAGTTATCCTGAGTTGACCAACGctacctcgctaactcctcaaacctgcttcgtaggatacccctccgatctcgcctcctcccgcctgccttccatctttgaggacatgtatttccattgttagagctgtcacttgactatcttgtcaatatcatatacttttttttgtcttattcaGTAAGAAGATGCGACTAGAGACTTCCTCTCCATCTTCACTCATTTGGAATCACTGTAGGACAGGTGAAAGCAATAGTGGAAGCCTTCAGAAGGGTTTGCCAGAAAAGGAGACAAGCCACTTTAGACTATAAAATGCCCAGACACAGATCAAGGCATTGTGCTACTTCTGGATTTTGGCAAAATTATTTTTATGTATCTGTgttcagtatgaaggaagttggaggtagttgcgcaagccaatgctaactagcttgGTAACTAGCTTtggcgcaatgactggaagtctatgggcaTGTACTAGCAtgcctgtgtctgggaaactgtctTATGTAGTATAATTTGTCTTTAGTTTAATGGTATTCCATTATGCTGCTTTTTTACACCAGAGTATACACCCTTATGTTGTCCTAGGGAAACTGTTTCCATAGCTAGGGCTGACAGTGAGGACTTGTGAAGAGCAGAATCAACATCCTCTGCATAATCaaaacagttgctttgtgagaaggtctTAAAgtcagttagccattgttatgtaaatgacagctgaaaagtaccagtggcctggctttagacccaagtgagagcaggtccgccagagccatggcccagtgagacacgggTGCCGGCCCGCGTAGATGGAAACCAAAAAGCcagccttttgggtaaaacactggggtaaatcctGTATGGAAATGCACCATTAGAGTAGGGAGTAGGCAATTCTGGTCCGGGGGTTGTTCCTGCTCAGCTGTACACACTGCAGAACCCTCAGGACTCGAGTTGCTCTGTTTTCATGTAAAACGTTACTTTGCAGTGTGCCTTCAAAAGTCTATTTTCTTTTCAGTCCTCAAATGTTGTGTTTGGCcacaataaaaaacatgtttatcACCACCCTTTGTTGCAGTGTATTCATATGAATCTTACAGCACATCTTAAATCTTTATGGCCAGGATTCAATCCGATCACGCATTGTCGACAAtgcaccttttaaaggcaatgttcggGGATATTGCATTCACGGTAGGCTAAACGCTGCATACGACAACTAAATCTGAAATTTGCTTTAGATCGGATCAACGCGAGATCGGATTGAATCCGGGCCTAACTTTATGCTTACTACACAAAGTTCATCATCAACAACACACTAAGTTAATTACAGATACAGTTCTGCAGCTCAAATGTCCTGTGTCAAACTAATGAGCAAGGACTCCTCTCACGAAGCCAGCTCGCTTACGCCTGGTTTCATTTAAGTGAATAGGTGCGTATCACGCTGTGCAAACGTTACGTGTCCGGTGTAGCAAGCCAGTTAGACTGGCAATGTTCTCATAGTTCAAGCGTTAATTCAGTCATATCTTATCCAACAAAGAAAACTGTGAATGTGCCTCTCAATCTTCTGTCTGATCCCCTTCCCCCACACCGGGCACAGTCATGTTTCTGTGCATTATCTCCTTGTGTTCTCTTAGGCGTTGCTTTGATCTGAAGCATTTAAGACAATCATAGCAATATGGCTTCTTCTCAGTGTGTATTTTCTGATGACTATTTAACGCCCCTCTGTCACTGAAGCATTTTTGACATGTAGGACACACATgcggtttctcccctgtgtgaatTCTCAAATGCACCTTCAACTGAAAACCTGTGGAGAAAGATTTGCCACAAACGTGACAGTGGTGTGGTTTCTCCCCTCTGTGTCTCTTCATGTGCCGATTCAAGTTTGAACTCTGACTGAAACATAGGTCACACTCCTGGCAGTGAAACGGTTTGTCATTGGTGTGAATTCTCATATGCACTGTTAGAGAATGGCTATAAGTAAAACATTTGTTACAAAGCTGACACTGATGtgatttctcccctgtgtgaatcCTCATATGCAATTGTAGATTACCATTCTGAGGGAAGCATTTGCCACATTCAGGACAGCtatagggtttctcccctgtgtgaatcCTGCTATGATTTTTCAGGTGCGCCATCCTAGCGAATGTACTGCCACAATCCTGGCAGCGAAATGGTTTCTCCCTTGTATGAGTCCTTATATGCATTTTAAGGCAAGTGCCAAGGCGGAATGTTTTGCCACAATCATTACAGTGAtatggtttctctccagtgtggatCCTCATATGCGCATTCAGATTTCCACTCTGAGCATAACATTTGCCACATTCATGGCAGCGATGAGGTTTCTCCCCTCTGTGGACCGTCCTCATATGCAAATTCAGATTTGCAATACTGGCAAAATATTTATCACAGTCATTACAGGGAaatggtttctcccctgtgtgggtCCTCATATGCTTTTCCAGATCCTTAGTAGCATCAAACCTTTTACCACAAACATCACAAAACCTAGTTCTGTGAGTTTGTAATATGTGATCCATCACACATTTTAGGGATTGACAGGTTTTTCCACAAACACCACAAATGTGTTCATTATCTTTTCTGTGACTTTTCAAATGTATCAACAAAGCTCCAAAGGACTGACAAGGCCTTCCACACACCTTGCAACAAGGACCAGCAGGGCTTTGTCCTTTTCCTGTCCGTGTCCTCTTTAATTTGTGCGTCTTTAAAGCAGACAGTGGTCTTCCACTCTCCTTCCTATCAACACTTTCACTGTTTTCACCCTGAGCTGCAGAACAGCCTGGATTTACTGCAGAGAGGGCCTGAGAGTCACTGGTTGGTTCTGAAGAGTTCTCTTTCTGAGGTTCTGTTTTTATCTGTTCAGTGGACGAATCTCCATTTTTGCATTCCTTACTTTGGGTTTTGTTAAGATGTGAGGACCAAGTTGGGTACTGATCATAGTCACTTTTCACACGGGGAGGAGTAAACACAGAGTCTTTAGTATTATACTCCAGCTCTTGACATTCCTCTTTCCCCTGGCTGGTCCAgagttcctcctgttcctctttaatctgtgtgggGTCTAGGTCCTCCTgccccagactggggctccactcgtgctcacagtgctgctgctcagggGGAGCCTCTGACTCAGAGACGTTGAGCTGTTGGAGGTCTGAAGGGAAGGAGAAAGGATTAATTAGCTAGAACTCAAACACTGACATGAGACAGACAGGGGTCTCTGTAAACCTGGGAATAGTCCTAGTTCCATAACAAGTGTTGTGAACAACAATGTTATCATTAGAATGCACATGTAGCGCTTTATATGGACATTTTTACATATTCAATGTTTTCTTTAATATATGATTTTGTGTGTGCTCAGGGAACTAAAATGGAAATTCCAAGAAGATTTACAGAGACCTGTGGGGCGTTCACATGATATCGGAAGTTTGGAGTTCCAACTGGGAAATTTCACTTCAAAAACCGTCCAAGTTGTAATTACAAACTCAGAGAAAATGTTCATACCAGAGTTGTGACGTTTCATCTCTGGCATTTCACCTTTTCAACCAAAAGATGACATTGTAATTGTGAAACACGGATTTGTTGTCAAACTTATCAATGTGGATACTGTAGCTAGTTTGCCATATTGCCAATGTTAAGCAACTTAGCTAACTATATTATTAGCAACGTTAGCTAacgtatctagctagctaaaatctttTTGGTTGAAGAATTGTTCTGACTTCAAAAGTACTTGAATAGAATCATGTCGGTCTTATGACCTCCTTATTGGGAAGTTCCCACGTCCGACGAACATGTGAACGCCCCACTAGCATGCCAACACGTTGGCACTCATTTTGAGAAGGGTCCATCTGTGGACCGCAGACTGGGGGGTGTGACATGTGGGGATTTTCGTGTAGTGATGATCGACTACACACAACGCCCACCAAGTAGTGAGTGCCACGTGagattagcttgctagctacttccctcgCCGTAACCTGGCCGTAACTGCAGGAAAGCTGTGCTCGGCCggcgggggcgaaggacactgcATACCAGTGTTGTGAAACACCAACTTGCCGTGCATGCTCTACCCACTGAATAGACTGTATGTATCCCGGTGACATCCAGATGGTTAccaatattatactgaacaaaaatataaacgcaacattttagtcatttagcagacactctcatccagagagacttacaggagcaattaaggttacgtgccttgctcaagggcacagacagatttttcacctagtcggctcggggattagaaccagccacctttcggttactggcacaacgctcttaaccactaagctacctgccgctttcaaacattttactgatttacagttcatactgtataaggaaatcagtcaattgaaataaattcattaggccctaatctatggatttcacttgactggaatacagatatgcatctgttggtcacagatatctttaaaaaaggttggggcgtggatcagaaaaccagtcagtatctggtgtgaccatttgcctcatgaagcgtgacacatctccttcgcatagagttgatcaggctgttgtggcctgtggaatgttgtcccactcctcctcaacggctgtgcgaagttgatggatattggcgggaactggaacacgctgtcgtacatgtacAGTGTATAATATTTGTCATGAAGGCTGCTATGCTACTTGGAATAAAATAACTTTGAGGAAAACATTTGGCTACGTGTAACTTCGGCCGGTGACACCATGATACAACTCAGGTCGGCAGCCACCATTGGACACCGGTGCTCGTCGTCATTCCCGAAGGCAGTAACGTTAGCTGATTGCCAATGTGACATCCAGATGGTGTCCAATATTACAGATTATTTCTTGTTTGCACATCGAAACATAACTCTTTTTAACTAGCGCCCGGCCTTTAAtgtctgtttttgtgtgtgaagcCGAAGCTAAACTTCCCACATAGCGTGGATAATTGTGTCACCAACAGTACTTTTACAAGCAGCTTCAATGGCAAGGGGCGTGGCATGTAGTGACGCAATGCTAATGGTCATTTGTTGTGGGGTGTTCGTTGTAGTAACTGCAGTCCGCAGATATACAGTGGGCGGACTTGATTATGTTGAGCCGTGGGGTACCGGTCTATAGCCCGTGAAGTGAACACACCAAAGCGGTGAGTGAGGAGTGCagcgcccttctcaaatcgaacagaAACCTGTGCggctcggtcatgttgtcaacaaggcagcatggtgcatcatctatacaacatctattttccatataatatgtttgaattttcaaactagttttcattgggaaggcagatcaagcatttttttttttttttaaagcaatcaCCTtcgcatgtgaaaacacagaatcctactcatcaCTCTTAACTGCGTAACATTTGTTTTGAGCAGACTTCGCTGTGCCTTTGaaccactgaggtataataagaactggtactgtatatactgaggtataataagaacaAGATGTTCGACCATTGTTTTCAAGGGGGAGGGGCTATACGGACAAGCATGGTGCCCAAAATTGATGACGTATGCTGCGCTGCGAGTTGAGTGGGGACGAACAgattcagttcagtcagtcatCCTAACGAGCCCACCCCCAGCTAGCAAGTTTAGGCATGTGGTTAGAAACTTCAACGAGAATTTGACATTTCTGAGATTGTTCAGAATCATTCAGTATTTATCAGAGTAATTGTTTGTTTATTTTGTACAAAAATGTTGCAGTAGCTGTATATTTTCTGTGAAAATCACTGCAATAAATGTGCTTTAGCTGTCACCCTGGCCTTATAtcggctacactatctagctacttccttTTCCctactgcaggacagcagtgctcggCAAGCAGGAGCGAAGGATACACTGTaccctgtgttgttgtgttgccgGTTTGCAGCGCTAACTCTCACCATTTAGCAGTAGACTGTCACGATGACATCCAGATGGTTGCTACCAATATTACAAGTTATTTCTcgtgtaggctgctatcctactcTAAATATAATCAAGTGGGATGGAACAAATTGCCCATCCACACCAGCTTGTCGTTATGTTAGCTAATTGGCATGTCACAGTGACATCCAGATGGTGACCAATACCACAAGTTATTTCTCCCCCGTCCATCGAAAGAAACATAACTTTCCTTTACAAGTTGTAACTAGTGCCATGCTGCTGTTCTGGCCAGCCAGCATAAACTAGGCTCATCAGGACGGGGGAAAAAAGAGTGTTGCCCCATCAGGAGGACTGTTAAAACCGCCAGCTTCAGTCAGCTGATTCTAGCCATCCTTTATAGTTAGTTATAGTCGGGCAGCTTAGTCTCCTATTCAGAGGACCCCCACTTTTGttagtggggcggcaggtagcttgtgccagtaaccgaaaggttgctggttctaatccccgagccgactaggtgaaaaatctgtcgatgtgcccttgagcaaggcacttaaccctaattgctcctgtaagtcgctctggataagagcgtctgctaaatgactaaaaattttaaTGTCTTATTGGTCAAGGTCACCCCAAATACTTATCACCACATTTCGTTCTGCCTATCCGTGGCCTTGATTCCCGGGACTTCAGTTTCAGTTAGTCTATGACCCCAGCATGAAGAGTGGTCAGAAACGTTTTTTCCCCATCTTGATGAGCACTTCCACGGTTTACCCTCCTGCTGAACTTTTCCTCCTGTGGACTGAATTCCAGTATGTCTGATGTTTATTTGTTCATGCATCTAAACAATCATAGTTCATGTCAGTTCTCACTGGACATTATTCTCAGTTATCTGAACCATGAGTggtcagatgtgtgtgtgaatgtggacATCTTCTTCCATTAAAATCCCCTTAACCTCGGCATCCGCCTCATCCTTGTTCTGACCGGACATTCTGTAGTGGTTGCTACCAGCCTTAAGCCAGCCCCTAAGGTTTCTTATTACATTCATGGTCCTTCGATTCTCTACAACCCTACCGCTATTTTTCAACAACTGATTGAACTGAATCcattggacatgactccaacagggtcaccaggagggatcagctaatgaagttggaagtcccacccagttgactacattaaaatggtggaagcctaCAATGCTGCTGCCCATTCTAATAAGGCCTTTTGGCCATTAGAGTCCTCTATGGTTTATATGGGCCAACATCATATGCGCACTGGGCGTTAGCCTGCACAGGGAGCAGCGACGATGTCATCACATCATCCAAAAACATGGTAGACTTTGGCTTAATATAAAATATTAATATCTTCTGCTATGAgtgctggagaaaaaaaatcggTTTGAGtgacaattatttgaataattcaatggatgttttgtgcacaaaggtgaCTCTATATGGCCGTCTATGGAAATTGTCTTTCTGGGACGGGggtcagttaaactgcagtaccgaaGTAAAACTGTATGAGCAGTCGAAATCGTGATTCTAGACCAGAACCCTGGCCCTTTGCTTTGAACAGGGTACGTGGCTCACGCCCAGActtatgtgaagctagccacaataaggattagccacaatagtgacATTAGTGGTTCGCCGTCAAAATAAAAGTCATTTATGGAAAGTGATAGAAATAGTGGAATTATTTCATATTTGGACTAAATAATGgtaaacaaggttggaatgttgtGGATTGTGGATCAATGAATCCATAAGTAAGGTTGTAGAGTGCAATATACAATGTCTAATAGGCATAGTAGGTTGACTGGTAAACTTCATGTGGCTAatttcacagtggtttcagagtcccgcaatataataatatgccatttagcagacgcttttatccaaagcgacttacagtcatgcgtgcataaatgttttttgtgtgtatgggtagtcccggggatcgaacccactaccttggcgttacaagcgccgtgctctaccagctgagctacagaggaccacaaatatgAGCTACGACGCTAATATTTGTTTAAACTCTAAACAGTTATGCTCTGTGGGTGTCACCGAGTAGTCTGATACCCCATTTCACGgatccacaatccataggtaaggctgtacagtgaaatATAAGTATGCCCCCATTGCAATTCtgaagtctaatacatccacagtgCGATTAACTCATTCTTCCTCTTTTTTATTAACTAATTTagttgaatttatataacaacattccaaccttgtttagcGTTATCTAGTccatgattccactatttgtattcatttgcatcactttcaatgagGGACGCTTATTTTGAAGGCGGCTAGCTTCACATAGGTCACGCCCGGGAGGCACCCCGGTTCCAAAACAAATGCAATCATCTTTCACCAGGTTGACCACACCAGCAACAACATTGCCAaattaaatgtttattttaaaaAAACGTTGAAAGAGAGCTGCAACGCGTAACAAACCTGCTCTATGTAACTTTATCTCCGGTAAGAGGAGGATATCAAGCAGCTTCTGTAGACCGGCGTTCTCCTCTTTCGATAGGGAATATTTTCCCTGGTACTTTGTTATAGTTTTTTCAACGGCTCTAAACAACTCAGGAGCCGCTCTAAATCCCTGGTTGAAAATCAATCCCAACAACTCTATTTTAGACATTTCTCCGAGATTCCTAGCTAAATAATGGAATGCTTGGTAAACTATCTCGAAGCTTGTTTTATTTTTTCAGACCACGCGGAAGGCGGCAAGCGCACGACGAATGACGTCAAAGAGGACGGGATCCACAATCCAACAACGCGGGCCCCGATTGCTTCCCCTGGACACATACGATGACCAATCCGAGAGCATGAAATTCAACTGAAACGCCTTCTTGTGCATATTATACTCATCATTGAGCAGCACCATCAGCGCAGTCCGTTGGCCAGATGAGTGTAGGGTTACAAAGCATAATGCATTTATACTCCAGTGtggttggtggcggtaatgcaacatatattggatgccaaccgccattAATGAACCTCATCGAAAAAACGTACACATTCAGTTGCATGTCATGATCTTCTAAAATTAAAACAATCTTTATTTTGACTTTAGGGGTGATAGCTTTATACAATGTAGGTTTGGTAATATCTAAAATACGTGTAAATGTGGATGTATCATTTTGTAGtagtagcccttgatcatgactctcaaaactttttctctctctcgctgatgAAAGATAAGGGCCATTTGTTACGAAAGCTTATCGCAAGCGATTATTATTgacgtttctaaacgttaaaacacagcGTCGGTATTGTAGTTCACATGAACCAGTCTTGCGCTCCTTGAGCGCTAAACCCTTATATAATGTACCAACACATGGCGGAAGATTCAGTAGACAGGGGCGGTTGCCGGTTAGTACctccaaatatttttttataactaaaacaagatagaccacagcctgtcgtttccaatgggaacaaataagttatagtgggcagaacaagcaatgAGGTGGGCAgggccaagcacgagctagcgagatcctattagCTCGTTCTAGCAtatctgcatatttccgttagggaacgcctactatTTGAAGTGCACGTGTGCAATAATGCAATTCGCcattgcactccttctaaacaagaCGATTTTTTACAACTTTGGCAAAGGTTAACGTCTACAAAACGTAGTCTACTCGGTTCATAACCGattgtagttttgggaacagaaaactgtacagagatcaaatgtttcattgaaGAGAAAATGTGCAGAAGTTCGGCCAAAATCAATctcccatcttctcccactgctggccactgggcttcctaTCACTACCATATTtagtagtgagtggaaacgcaaagcggatgcttcacatttatacatatggtgaaatatctgtctcattgttctatctgtggtacgTCAATGG
This window encodes:
- the LOC121540556 gene encoding gastrula zinc finger protein XlCGF57.1-like: MSKIELLGLIFNQGFRAAPELFRAVEKTITKYQGKYSLSKEENAGLQKLLDILLLPEIKLHRADLQQLNVSESEAPPEQQHCEHEWSPSLGQEDLDPTQIKEEQEELWTSQGKEECQELEYNTKDSVFTPPRVKSDYDQYPTWSSHLNKTQSKECKNGDSSTEQIKTEPQKENSSEPTSDSQALSAVNPGCSAAQGENSESVDRKESGRPLSALKTHKLKRTRTGKGQSPAGPCCKVCGRPCQSFGALLIHLKSHRKDNEHICGVCGKTCQSLKCVMDHILQTHRTRFCDVCGKRFDATKDLEKHMRTHTGEKPFPCNDCDKYFASIANLNLHMRTVHRGEKPHRCHECGKCYAQSGNLNAHMRIHTGEKPYHCNDCGKTFRLGTCLKMHIRTHTREKPFRCQDCGSTFARMAHLKNHSRIHTGEKPYSCPECGKCFPQNGNLQLHMRIHTGEKSHQCQLCNKCFTYSHSLTVHMRIHTNDKPFHCQECDLCFSQSSNLNRHMKRHRGEKPHHCHVCGKSFSTGFQLKVHLRIHTGEKPHVCPTCQKCFSDRGALNSHQKIHTEKKPYCYDCLKCFRSKQRLREHKEIMHRNMTVPGVGEGDQTED